The Spirochaetota bacterium genome includes a region encoding these proteins:
- a CDS encoding TetR/AcrR family transcriptional regulator, whose amino-acid sequence MLNTDQIQTRERILQAAKKEFAERGYDGARMSSIARRAGVNQALIHYYFENKEQLYVRVLHLILGVDREPEFKNEAAFEALTPSQRLYMVLYFLVHTHLQEYDRDFNRIIAIELAQGHRHIREIVARYFIPRMERIENTIEEGIRSGEFECENPMLFVLSLISFVINYGDRENWEGTPWFERIYGQGYRDRVFSFLVNHTFKALCRSGRGHVIPSIPEKEMEVLKDIVEKTNSDRRGEIRA is encoded by the coding sequence ATGTTAAACACCGATCAGATCCAGACGCGGGAGCGCATACTCCAGGCCGCCAAAAAGGAATTTGCCGAACGGGGATACGATGGAGCGCGGATGAGCTCCATCGCACGGCGGGCCGGGGTGAATCAAGCCCTTATCCATTATTATTTCGAGAACAAGGAGCAGCTATATGTCCGCGTTCTGCACCTCATCCTCGGTGTGGATAGGGAGCCCGAATTCAAGAACGAGGCCGCTTTCGAGGCCCTGACCCCTTCACAGCGACTGTACATGGTGCTCTATTTTCTCGTGCACACGCATCTTCAGGAGTACGACCGCGATTTCAACCGCATCATCGCGATCGAGCTGGCGCAGGGGCACCGCCATATCAGGGAGATCGTGGCGCGGTATTTCATCCCGCGGATGGAGCGCATCGAGAACACCATCGAGGAGGGGATACGCTCGGGCGAATTCGAGTGCGAAAATCCCATGCTCTTCGTGCTCAGCCTCATCTCGTTCGTCATCAATTATGGCGACCGCGAGAACTGGGAGGGCACCCCGTGGTTTGAGCGCATATACGGGCAAGGTTACAGGGACCGGGTGTTTTCGTTCCTTGTCAACCATACCTTCAAGGCGCTTTGTCGGTCGGGGAGAGGCCATGTCATCCCCTCCATCCCCGAAAAGGAGATGGAGGTGCTGAAAGATATCGTAGAGAAGACCAATTCCGATAGAAGAGGAGAAATCCGTGCATAA